A window from Gemmatimonadaceae bacterium encodes these proteins:
- a CDS encoding MFS transporter, with protein MSDTQRHDPYSAFRLRPFRWFIVSLLTMTMAAQVQAVVVGWLVYQATKDPFALGLIGLAEIVPYVSVALLAGYFADRLDRRRISIIALTVLLVATLAVLGFVLVSPSPSVVWPFYAIVAVCGLARSFLQVSRSALVSEIVSPDHYANAATWRSSTWQLGMVLGPALGGVLFAATGERFTFAVNVGLAAISLLAMVAVRHRPAPRGAPGDSVLRNLAEGLAFLRTNRVILAALALDMVAVLFGGAVALMPVFASDILQVGPRGLGLLQAAPGAGAVLTALAIAHRPPFRRAGRALLLAVTVFGACIVGFGLSRSFPLSVALLFISGAADNVSAVIRSTMIQILVPTGMLGRISAVNAIFIGSSNELGAFESGLAARFIGTVPAVVAGGLVAIGTVALTAWKVPVLRGLGEIRRPED; from the coding sequence ATGAGCGACACCCAGCGCCACGATCCCTACTCCGCCTTCCGGCTTCGGCCCTTCAGGTGGTTCATCGTGTCGCTGCTGACGATGACGATGGCGGCCCAGGTCCAGGCGGTGGTGGTGGGGTGGCTGGTCTACCAGGCCACGAAGGATCCGTTTGCTCTCGGACTCATCGGTCTCGCTGAGATCGTGCCCTACGTGAGTGTTGCGCTCCTGGCCGGGTACTTCGCCGACCGCCTGGATCGCCGGCGCATCTCCATCATCGCGCTGACGGTCCTCCTCGTGGCCACCCTCGCCGTCCTCGGGTTCGTGCTCGTGTCGCCGAGCCCGTCCGTGGTGTGGCCGTTCTACGCCATCGTCGCCGTCTGCGGGCTCGCGCGCTCGTTCCTTCAGGTCTCGCGGTCGGCGCTGGTCTCGGAGATCGTGTCACCTGATCACTATGCCAACGCCGCCACCTGGCGGAGTTCCACCTGGCAGCTCGGCATGGTGCTGGGTCCCGCGTTAGGCGGCGTGCTGTTTGCGGCCACCGGGGAGCGGTTCACCTTTGCCGTCAACGTCGGCCTCGCGGCGATCTCGCTCCTTGCGATGGTCGCCGTGCGCCATCGGCCGGCACCACGCGGCGCACCCGGCGACTCGGTGCTGCGCAACCTCGCCGAAGGCCTGGCGTTCCTGCGCACCAACCGGGTCATCCTCGCCGCGCTCGCGCTGGACATGGTCGCCGTCCTCTTTGGAGGTGCGGTGGCGCTCATGCCGGTCTTTGCGTCGGACATCCTGCAGGTGGGTCCCAGGGGACTCGGTCTGCTTCAGGCGGCACCGGGCGCTGGTGCGGTCCTCACCGCCCTGGCCATCGCACACCGCCCGCCGTTCCGGCGCGCCGGACGCGCGCTGCTCCTCGCGGTCACTGTGTTCGGTGCCTGCATCGTGGGGTTCGGGCTCTCGCGCAGCTTCCCGCTGTCGGTGGCTCTCCTGTTCATCAGCGGTGCAGCCGACAATGTCAGCGCAGTCATCCGCAGCACCATGATCCAGATTCTGGTGCCCACCGGGATGCTGGGACGCATTTCTGCCGTGAATGCCATCTTCATCGGCTCGTCGAACGAGCTCGGCGCCTTCGAGTCCGGACTGGCCGCCAGGTTCATTGGAACCGTCCCAGCCGTGGTGGCCGGCGGCCTTGTTGCCATCGGGACCGTGGCGCTGACGGCCTGGAAGGTCCCCGTCCTCAGGGGGCTTGGCGAGATTCGGCGGCCCGAAGACTGA
- a CDS encoding S9 family peptidase: protein MRLRYAAALVALTGASLGAQGPGNKLTLDQYLEWETVQAPRVSPDGRQVIYGRRWVDKMNDRWETTQWIMNIDGTRQRALITGSSPEWSPDGTRIAYTTRGEPGGTQIFVRWMDAEGAVTQLTRLTQAPSNLQWSPDGKWIAFTMLVPTREQWNLPMPAAPQGARWTEPPRIVTQLDYRQDGQGFTTPGHTHIFVVSADGGSPRQVTSGAWDHGAPQWMPDGRSIVFSANRVPEAEYTWRQSDIYAVDVASGNIRQLTKRNGPDNSPTPSPDGRLIAYTGYDSTRASWKDSELYIMNADGSNPRQISGTLDRSPQALVWAPDNSGVYFSADNQGARNLYFASTGGAVREVTKGKHMLSVEEIRNGIGIGILTTATQPGDIVTFPLANPTFTQLTAVNDDVLTGRKLGDQEEIWYTSVGGLRIQGWIVKPPDFDPRRKYPLMLEIHGGPHSMYNVGFNFARQNHAAEGYVLLYTNPRGSTGYGSKFGNEIMNAYPDKDFDDLMAGVDTVVNRGYIDTQRMYVFGCSGGGVLTAWIVGHTDRFAAASSNCPVINWLSFVGTTDGPGWYRNFAKPFWEDPSEHLRRSPIMYVGNVKTPTMLMTGVLDLRTPIPQTEEFYEALKFRKVPTAMIRFNEEYHGTGSKPSNYLRTQLFLRSWFERWSHGAASTQ, encoded by the coding sequence ATGCGCTTGCGATACGCCGCCGCGCTCGTCGCCCTCACCGGGGCGTCACTCGGCGCACAGGGACCGGGCAACAAGCTCACGCTGGACCAGTACCTCGAGTGGGAGACCGTGCAGGCGCCCCGCGTGTCGCCGGACGGCCGACAGGTCATCTACGGGCGACGCTGGGTCGACAAGATGAACGATCGCTGGGAGACGACCCAGTGGATCATGAACATCGACGGCACGCGACAGCGTGCGCTGATCACCGGGAGCAGCCCCGAATGGTCACCCGACGGGACGCGCATTGCCTATACGACGCGAGGCGAGCCCGGGGGAACGCAGATCTTCGTGCGATGGATGGACGCCGAGGGCGCGGTCACCCAGCTGACGCGTCTCACGCAAGCGCCGTCGAACCTGCAGTGGTCCCCCGACGGCAAGTGGATCGCGTTCACGATGCTCGTGCCCACCCGGGAGCAATGGAACCTGCCGATGCCGGCAGCGCCGCAGGGAGCGCGGTGGACCGAACCGCCGCGTATCGTCACGCAGCTCGATTACCGTCAGGACGGGCAGGGATTCACCACGCCCGGCCACACGCACATCTTCGTCGTGAGCGCCGACGGCGGCTCACCGCGACAGGTCACGAGCGGCGCGTGGGATCACGGAGCGCCACAGTGGATGCCCGACGGACGGAGCATCGTCTTCTCGGCCAACCGCGTGCCGGAGGCGGAATACACCTGGCGACAGAGCGACATCTACGCCGTGGACGTCGCCAGCGGGAACATCCGCCAGCTGACGAAGCGCAACGGGCCGGACAACTCGCCGACGCCATCGCCTGACGGGCGGCTGATCGCCTACACCGGCTACGATTCGACGCGTGCGTCGTGGAAGGACTCCGAGCTCTACATCATGAATGCCGATGGGTCCAACCCGCGGCAGATCTCCGGCACCCTCGATCGTTCACCGCAGGCGCTGGTGTGGGCCCCGGACAACTCGGGCGTGTACTTCAGCGCCGACAACCAGGGGGCACGCAACCTGTATTTTGCCTCCACCGGTGGCGCGGTGCGCGAGGTCACGAAGGGCAAGCACATGCTCTCCGTCGAGGAGATCCGCAACGGCATCGGCATCGGCATCCTGACCACCGCCACGCAGCCCGGCGACATCGTGACGTTCCCGCTGGCCAACCCGACGTTCACGCAGCTCACCGCGGTCAACGACGATGTGCTCACGGGCCGCAAGCTGGGCGATCAGGAGGAGATCTGGTACACCTCCGTCGGCGGATTGCGCATCCAGGGATGGATCGTGAAGCCGCCCGATTTCGACCCGCGCCGCAAGTATCCGCTGATGCTGGAGATCCACGGCGGGCCGCACTCGATGTACAACGTCGGGTTCAACTTCGCCCGGCAGAATCATGCGGCCGAGGGGTACGTGCTCCTCTATACCAACCCGCGGGGCTCGACCGGCTACGGCTCGAAGTTCGGCAACGAGATCATGAACGCGTATCCGGACAAGGACTTCGATGACCTGATGGCCGGCGTCGACACGGTCGTGAATCGCGGGTACATCGACACGCAGCGCATGTACGTGTTTGGTTGCTCGGGCGGTGGCGTGCTCACCGCGTGGATCGTGGGCCACACCGACCGCTTTGCCGCGGCCAGCTCCAACTGTCCGGTGATCAACTGGCTCTCGTTCGTCGGTACGACGGACGGGCCGGGGTGGTATCGGAATTTCGCGAAGCCGTTCTGGGAGGATCCGAGCGAGCATCTGCGCCGCTCGCCGATCATGTACGTGGGCAATGTGAAGACGCCCACCATGCTCATGACGGGCGTCCTCGACCTCCGCACGCCGATCCCGCAGACGGAGGAGTTCTACGAGGCGCTCAAGTTCCGGAAGGTGCCGACGGCCATGATCCGGTTCAACGAGGAGTACCACGGCACCGGATCGAAGCCCTCGAACTACCTGCGCACGCAACTCTTCCTGCGGAGTTGGTTCGAGCGTTGGTCACACGGCGCGGCAAGTACACAGTAA
- a CDS encoding HDOD domain-containing protein produces the protein MRRILSESDFPAIATDALEALKAVPDDDASLQRLANIVLREYALTLKVLRTANSAYYKRGGATVQSAAHAMLLLGARTVRHLAASLLVFDHYRKRSPGLRELMLMSMITANHARELAMLRRLPDPEEAHLAGMFRNLGEVLVAGYFPREYAQVLTRMESQKQSVAGASFDVLGFVFEDLGDAMARHWGLPESVILAMRAEGPAAANELSAIVSCAHELTTAVYRHERAVRLDGVPSVLERYGRRLALDRAQATDVVRAALRETREIFASAKVGLDDLRLRRQHDAAVLQLGGGRLSRTPSGELAIAPDGEAAALARREALVAEVRHAAEPASGTDLNRLILTMLEAIYRGGPFDRVVFCVLSPDRSTATARFGLGDQVEALLPQFSFELSPRAGPLAVAMLRRQSTFVPVDRDFTAQELRFAQSLGAGSFGVFPVMVGSRMVGCVYCDRAWHVRAPEKSTVAFVRSICDSAARGIAARRTEPGMTAIAASRGGTTRTPTTGVTTSGRQAEAPPPLDAAAARRPVAGA, from the coding sequence ATGCGGCGCATCCTCTCCGAGTCGGACTTCCCGGCGATCGCGACGGATGCGCTCGAGGCGCTCAAGGCAGTGCCTGACGACGACGCCTCGCTGCAGCGGCTCGCGAACATCGTGCTCCGCGAGTACGCGCTGACGCTCAAGGTGCTGCGGACCGCGAACAGTGCGTACTACAAGCGCGGCGGCGCCACGGTGCAGAGCGCGGCCCACGCCATGCTCCTGCTCGGCGCCCGCACGGTGCGCCACCTCGCGGCGAGCCTCCTGGTGTTCGACCACTACCGCAAGCGGTCGCCCGGGCTCAGGGAACTCATGCTCATGAGCATGATCACCGCCAATCATGCCCGCGAACTGGCGATGCTCCGACGGCTTCCCGATCCCGAGGAGGCGCATCTCGCCGGCATGTTCCGGAACCTCGGCGAAGTCCTCGTGGCGGGCTACTTCCCGCGCGAATACGCGCAGGTCCTCACGCGCATGGAGTCGCAAAAGCAGTCCGTCGCCGGCGCAAGCTTCGACGTGCTGGGCTTCGTGTTCGAGGATCTCGGCGATGCGATGGCGCGTCACTGGGGGCTGCCGGAATCGGTGATCCTCGCGATGCGCGCGGAGGGCCCGGCGGCGGCCAACGAGCTGAGCGCCATCGTCTCGTGTGCGCATGAGCTGACCACCGCGGTCTATCGTCACGAGCGCGCCGTGCGACTCGACGGCGTGCCCTCGGTGCTGGAGCGCTACGGTCGACGGCTTGCCCTCGACCGCGCGCAGGCCACCGATGTGGTGCGTGCTGCCTTGCGCGAGACCCGCGAGATCTTTGCGAGCGCGAAGGTCGGACTGGACGACCTGCGACTCCGGCGTCAGCACGATGCGGCGGTCCTGCAGCTGGGCGGCGGACGCCTGTCGCGGACACCGTCCGGTGAACTCGCGATCGCTCCGGACGGCGAAGCGGCAGCACTCGCCAGGCGCGAGGCACTCGTCGCCGAGGTCCGCCACGCGGCCGAGCCGGCGTCGGGCACCGACCTCAATCGCCTGATCCTCACCATGCTCGAGGCGATCTATCGCGGCGGCCCGTTCGATCGCGTCGTCTTCTGCGTGTTGTCACCGGATCGGTCGACCGCCACGGCGCGGTTCGGACTCGGCGACCAGGTGGAAGCGCTGCTCCCGCAGTTCTCCTTCGAGCTGTCGCCGCGCGCCGGACCACTTGCCGTCGCCATGCTTCGGCGACAGAGCACGTTCGTCCCGGTCGATCGCGACTTCACGGCTCAGGAGCTACGGTTCGCGCAGTCGCTGGGCGCCGGGAGCTTTGGTGTGTTCCCCGTCATGGTCGGGTCACGCATGGTGGGCTGCGTGTATTGTGACCGTGCCTGGCACGTGCGGGCGCCGGAGAAGTCCACCGTCGCGTTCGTCCGATCCATCTGCGACAGCGCTGCTCGTGGCATTGCCGCGCGCCGCACGGAACCGGGAATGACCGCGATCGCTGCGAGCCGCGGCGGTACCACCCGCACGCCGACGACTGGCGTCACGACTTCGGGGCGCCAAGCCGAGGCGCCGCCTCCTCTCGATGCGGCGGCTGCACGTCGGCCGGTCGCGGGTGCGTGA
- a CDS encoding c-type cytochrome → MALPGVASPQAPLSAFAVHKAETLLREQLPCLGCHALGSDGGRLAPDLLTVRERRSVAYIAAMVDDPQRLVPGSLMPRLTMAPATRDLIVRYLQTRPGTGATPPAGAARAVPDAGGPALYGRWCAPCHGASGRGDGLNASRLPVTPAAHASAASMSARSDDALYDTIASGGAIMNRSPRMPAFGETLTPPQIRALVAEIRRLCRCEGPAWSR, encoded by the coding sequence ATGGCGCTCCCCGGCGTCGCCAGTCCTCAGGCGCCGCTGAGTGCGTTTGCCGTCCACAAGGCGGAAACGCTGCTCAGGGAGCAGTTGCCCTGCCTCGGCTGTCACGCGCTTGGCAGCGACGGCGGTCGCCTCGCGCCTGACCTGCTCACTGTGCGCGAGCGACGATCGGTGGCCTACATCGCCGCGATGGTCGACGATCCGCAGCGCCTGGTGCCTGGGAGTCTCATGCCGCGCCTGACGATGGCGCCGGCCACCCGCGACCTCATCGTCCGCTACCTGCAGACGCGGCCCGGCACGGGGGCAACGCCACCTGCCGGGGCCGCGCGCGCGGTGCCTGACGCCGGTGGCCCCGCGTTGTATGGCCGATGGTGCGCGCCGTGCCACGGAGCGTCGGGCCGCGGCGACGGGCTCAACGCGTCACGACTGCCGGTCACCCCTGCCGCGCACGCCAGCGCCGCCTCGATGTCGGCCCGCTCCGACGATGCCCTCTACGACACGATCGCGAGCGGCGGCGCGATCATGAACCGCAGCCCGCGGATGCCGGCGTTCGGCGAGACGCTCACGCCACCGCAGATCCGCGCCCTGGTCGCCGAGATTCGCCGCCTGTGCCGCTGCGAGGGGCCGGCATGGAGCAGGTAG
- a CDS encoding tetratricopeptide repeat protein: MPDESPAAAPASARLTRGRLWAALGVVAAMTVAATLTVLRTSRDAPDSGVETPLPPPRVAFEAADVSASDFLGSEACASCHRAAYDTWRGSTHAAAGGAPGSVRLLKAFDGTPMRFRDGVVVPERRGNTWQFVVRQEGRPERTYRVDGVVGGGHMQGGGTQGFVSRLADGTLRFLPFDFIRREATWFCNTGSRANRGWVPITPDLRLADCGDWPPQRVLGDELRFTNCQSCHGSQIEVSVDSAARTYRTRYASLGIDCESCHGPGRRHVALVGDPAAVARGEIGMTPLATLAKDASLGTCFQCHALKDQLRPGYRAGRSLTAYYSLQLPQLGDAAHLPDGRVRTFAYQEGHLFSDCYVNGGMTCTSCHDPHSQGYRDVQGRPLVGRFDDRQCTSCHASKATQVSLHTNHPADSPGSRCVACHMPYLQEPEVGTALQYARSDHAIPIPRPLADSALGVRSACRSCHADRSEAALDQQVRSWYRELKPIAPTIASVLEGRETTDAARAATTLLLPDAPHTAAQFVGLALFTERFLTPNIPLQGTPSERLRRLAADRDLDVRAVALAALHYTGGARARGFLATQLGDQGSDEPLVRSRWATTLGFLADRQREAGDPVAAVTTYQKALEIEPRNPRIHLNHGLALANAGRLPEAIAAYDRSLTLDAAQPLAWVNMGIARAASGDAPGAVRAYERALAINAREPLAHFNLGNLRLESGQLDAASASYRAALAADPSLALARFYLARILAQRGDLRGALAEVDAGLEFDPTNAEAQAARAQLTAMIAGVGRPAASSVPPTPRAGSVAARAPRSS, encoded by the coding sequence GTGCCTGACGAGTCACCGGCAGCGGCGCCTGCCTCGGCCCGCCTGACGAGAGGGCGACTGTGGGCAGCGCTCGGCGTCGTGGCCGCGATGACCGTGGCCGCCACGCTCACCGTGCTGCGCACCTCGCGCGACGCGCCGGACTCCGGTGTCGAGACGCCGCTCCCGCCGCCGCGGGTGGCATTCGAGGCGGCTGACGTTTCTGCGTCGGACTTTCTTGGATCCGAGGCCTGCGCCTCGTGCCATCGCGCGGCGTACGACACCTGGCGGGGCTCTACGCACGCGGCCGCGGGCGGTGCTCCGGGATCCGTGCGGCTGCTGAAAGCCTTCGACGGCACGCCGATGCGCTTTCGCGATGGCGTGGTGGTCCCCGAGCGGCGCGGCAACACGTGGCAGTTCGTCGTGCGACAGGAGGGTCGCCCCGAGCGGACGTATCGCGTGGACGGCGTGGTGGGAGGTGGCCATATGCAGGGCGGTGGCACGCAGGGATTCGTGTCGCGACTCGCCGACGGCACGCTGCGCTTCTTGCCGTTCGATTTCATTCGACGCGAAGCGACGTGGTTCTGCAATACCGGATCCCGCGCCAACCGCGGATGGGTGCCGATCACGCCCGATCTGCGCCTCGCCGACTGCGGGGACTGGCCGCCACAGCGCGTTTTGGGCGACGAACTGCGGTTCACCAACTGCCAGTCGTGCCACGGGAGCCAGATCGAAGTTTCGGTGGACTCGGCGGCGCGTACGTACCGGACGCGGTATGCGTCGCTGGGTATCGACTGCGAATCGTGCCACGGACCCGGACGGCGACACGTGGCGCTGGTGGGCGATCCGGCCGCGGTAGCACGGGGCGAGATCGGGATGACGCCGCTCGCCACGCTCGCCAAGGACGCGTCGTTAGGCACGTGTTTCCAGTGCCACGCCCTCAAGGACCAGCTCCGGCCGGGCTACCGCGCCGGACGATCGCTCACCGCCTACTACTCATTGCAGCTGCCACAGCTGGGCGACGCCGCGCACTTACCGGACGGACGCGTCCGGACGTTCGCCTATCAGGAGGGCCACCTCTTCAGCGATTGCTACGTGAACGGCGGCATGACCTGCACGAGCTGTCACGACCCGCATTCCCAGGGGTATCGCGACGTGCAGGGACGCCCGCTCGTGGGCCGCTTCGACGACCGCCAGTGCACGTCGTGTCATGCCAGCAAGGCCACGCAGGTCTCGCTGCATACCAACCACCCGGCAGACTCGCCCGGGAGTCGCTGCGTGGCCTGCCACATGCCGTACCTGCAGGAACCCGAGGTGGGCACGGCCTTGCAGTACGCGCGGTCGGACCACGCCATCCCGATCCCGAGACCGCTGGCCGATTCGGCGCTGGGCGTTCGCAGCGCGTGCCGCTCGTGTCACGCCGATCGCTCCGAGGCGGCGCTCGACCAACAGGTCCGGTCGTGGTACCGCGAGCTCAAGCCGATCGCCCCGACCATCGCCTCGGTGCTCGAGGGCCGCGAGACGACCGACGCCGCGCGCGCCGCCACCACCCTGCTCCTGCCGGACGCCCCGCATACCGCCGCGCAGTTCGTCGGTCTCGCGCTGTTCACCGAACGCTTCCTCACCCCAAACATCCCGCTGCAGGGCACGCCATCGGAGCGCCTGCGCCGGCTCGCCGCCGATCGCGACCTTGATGTACGCGCGGTGGCGCTGGCCGCGCTGCACTACACGGGTGGCGCACGAGCACGCGGCTTTCTGGCCACGCAGCTCGGCGACCAGGGCTCCGACGAGCCGCTCGTGCGGAGCCGGTGGGCCACGACGCTGGGGTTTCTCGCCGATCGCCAGCGCGAGGCCGGGGATCCGGTGGCGGCCGTGACCACCTACCAGAAAGCCCTCGAGATCGAGCCGCGCAATCCCCGCATCCACCTCAACCATGGGCTCGCGCTCGCAAACGCGGGCCGACTCCCTGAGGCAATCGCGGCCTACGACCGGAGCCTGACGCTCGATGCCGCGCAGCCGCTGGCCTGGGTGAACATGGGCATTGCACGGGCCGCGAGCGGCGATGCGCCGGGCGCCGTACGCGCGTACGAGCGCGCGCTCGCCATCAACGCGCGCGAGCCGCTGGCCCACTTCAATCTCGGCAACCTGCGCCTCGAGTCTGGTCAACTGGACGCCGCCTCCGCGTCGTACCGCGCGGCGCTCGCCGCCGACCCATCGCTCGCGCTCGCCCGTTTCTACCTTGCGCGCATTCTCGCTCAGCGGGGCGACCTGCGCGGCGCGCTTGCTGAAGTCGATGCCGGCCTCGAATTCGATCCCACCAACGCGGAGGCGCAGGCCGCGAGGGCGCAGCTTACCGCGATGATCGCCGGCGTCGGACGGCCGGCGGCTTCTTCGGTACCGCCGACGCCTCGCGCAGGGAGCGTAGCAGCACGCGCACCTCGGTCGTCGTGA
- a CDS encoding TonB-dependent receptor, with protein MQAQRLWRFVLATVTVCAAPALQAQQVGSITGRVTSSEGSLPVNGGRIQAIASSGQAAASVLTREDGTYRIVNLAPGTYIVRAGGIGYIQQDIPNVTVTAGGTVTQDISLTPAATRLNAVVTTATRGAEPEKILESPNSISVVSAERIAERPAVTATDHLKSSPGLAISTGGIAQSNVVSRGFNNAFSTTMLMLQDYRFAGVPSLRVNVPFLFTGTGDDIDRIEVLQGPAAALYGPNSGNGVLHIITKSPFASQGTTVTVDGGERSLLRAGLRNAGATGDGKWGYKIAGEYFTAKDFEYRDPNEPATYSLTDTRVPQSRRGDAVSRNFDLQRTSGEARLDFRPNEDTEIISSAGYSKIGRGMEITTTFGAAQVRDWSYLSLQERFRHKKFFAQLFYNNSNSGNDSPQDDAGTYYLRTGIPVVDRSSVLVGQLQQGLEFGRTRVVLGGDYIATRPKTEGSINGRNDDNDDINEYGAYIQTTTELAPKLDLLAAIRGDVNSRIEGSQWSPRAALIFKATPTQNLRVTYNRAFNSPASFAFFLDQYSGQTPAPGLPVQIMGNPPKMGWQFNRSCNGLCMRSPYAQGVQAASATAAYPGFIQALPNIVRGLPVSQFGQAGEAGRQQLLGLLTQLGPILNALRPTPTDIGSVLLDLNTRRPLTSAPTDYAPLGANFSTTWEVGYKGLFNERFRLATDLWFSRRPADPTTQILNPGVLFNPQQLGAFLGGRIAQALIAQGMPAQQAQATATAAAGALTPLMAAIPVGAAAFTNPLYDQSYLVFSYQNAAGYVNVSGLDVAADFLINDRWSLEGTYSYLSDNVFPDAPGATPGNPLAANAANHRGSAALRYANLTSGFSSEIRGRYANAFPVNSGVFNSYGVGTPVRYPAVPVNAFLDLGFSWKLPVASEVRWSINVTNVLNNQKATFVGTPKIGRLALTRLQYTF; from the coding sequence ATGCAAGCACAACGATTGTGGCGATTCGTGCTGGCCACCGTGACGGTGTGTGCAGCCCCGGCGCTCCAGGCGCAGCAGGTGGGCAGCATCACCGGAAGGGTTACCAGTTCGGAAGGATCGTTGCCGGTAAATGGCGGCCGCATCCAGGCGATCGCGAGCAGCGGTCAGGCCGCAGCCTCGGTCCTGACGCGAGAGGACGGCACCTACCGCATCGTCAATCTCGCCCCCGGGACGTACATCGTGCGCGCCGGAGGCATCGGATACATCCAGCAGGACATTCCCAACGTGACCGTCACGGCCGGTGGGACGGTCACGCAGGACATCTCGCTCACCCCAGCGGCCACGCGGCTCAATGCGGTCGTGACGACCGCGACGCGCGGCGCCGAGCCGGAGAAGATCCTCGAATCGCCCAACTCGATCTCCGTGGTGAGCGCCGAACGTATCGCCGAGCGACCGGCGGTGACGGCGACGGACCACCTGAAGTCGTCGCCGGGCCTCGCCATTTCCACGGGCGGCATCGCACAATCGAACGTCGTCTCGCGCGGATTCAACAACGCGTTTTCCACGACGATGCTGATGTTGCAGGACTATCGGTTTGCCGGGGTCCCGTCGCTTCGCGTCAACGTGCCGTTCCTGTTCACGGGCACCGGGGACGACATCGACCGCATCGAAGTGCTGCAGGGACCGGCGGCCGCGCTCTACGGGCCAAACTCCGGCAACGGAGTCCTGCACATCATCACGAAGTCCCCGTTCGCCTCGCAAGGCACCACGGTGACCGTGGACGGTGGCGAGCGATCGCTCCTGCGCGCCGGCCTGCGCAACGCGGGCGCCACGGGCGACGGCAAGTGGGGCTACAAGATCGCGGGCGAATACTTCACGGCAAAGGATTTCGAGTACCGGGATCCGAACGAACCCGCCACCTATTCGCTGACCGACACGCGGGTCCCCCAGTCGCGCCGCGGCGATGCCGTCTCGCGCAACTTCGATCTGCAACGCACCTCCGGCGAAGCCCGCCTCGACTTCCGCCCCAACGAAGACACCGAGATCATCTCCTCGGCCGGCTACTCGAAGATCGGGCGCGGCATGGAGATCACCACCACGTTCGGCGCCGCGCAGGTGCGAGACTGGAGCTACCTCAGCCTGCAGGAGCGCTTCCGGCACAAGAAGTTTTTTGCGCAGCTCTTCTACAACAACTCCAACTCGGGCAACGACAGCCCACAGGACGACGCCGGGACGTATTACCTGCGCACCGGCATTCCGGTGGTTGACCGTTCGAGCGTACTCGTCGGCCAGTTGCAGCAGGGCCTCGAGTTCGGTCGCACGCGCGTGGTACTTGGCGGCGACTACATCGCCACACGCCCGAAGACCGAAGGGTCGATCAACGGCCGCAACGACGACAACGACGACATCAACGAATACGGCGCCTACATCCAGACGACGACGGAGCTGGCACCCAAGCTGGACCTGCTCGCCGCGATCCGTGGCGACGTGAACTCCCGCATCGAAGGCTCGCAGTGGTCACCGCGCGCCGCCCTGATCTTCAAGGCGACACCGACGCAGAACCTCCGCGTCACCTACAACCGCGCGTTCAACTCGCCCGCCTCGTTCGCCTTCTTCCTCGATCAGTACTCCGGCCAGACGCCAGCGCCCGGGCTGCCCGTGCAGATCATGGGCAACCCGCCAAAGATGGGGTGGCAGTTCAACCGCTCGTGCAACGGACTGTGCATGCGCTCTCCGTATGCGCAGGGCGTGCAGGCGGCGAGCGCCACCGCGGCCTACCCAGGCTTCATTCAAGCGCTGCCGAACATCGTGCGCGGCCTGCCCGTTTCGCAGTTTGGCCAGGCTGGTGAAGCCGGCCGCCAGCAGCTCCTCGGACTGCTCACGCAGCTCGGTCCCATCCTCAACGCGCTCCGACCGACGCCGACCGACATCGGCTCGGTGCTGCTCGACCTCAATACGCGTCGCCCGCTCACCAGCGCGCCCACGGACTACGCGCCGCTCGGTGCGAACTTCTCGACCACCTGGGAAGTCGGCTACAAGGGGCTCTTCAATGAACGCTTCCGCCTGGCGACCGACCTGTGGTTCTCACGCCGACCGGCGGACCCCACCACGCAGATCCTCAACCCTGGCGTCCTGTTCAATCCGCAGCAACTGGGCGCGTTCCTCGGGGGCCGCATCGCGCAGGCGCTGATTGCCCAGGGTATGCCCGCACAGCAGGCGCAGGCCACGGCCACGGCGGCCGCCGGCGCCCTCACCCCGTTGATGGCGGCGATTCCCGTCGGCGCCGCGGCGTTCACGAACCCGCTGTACGACCAGTCGTACCTCGTGTTCTCCTACCAGAATGCTGCAGGCTACGTGAACGTGAGCGGCCTCGACGTCGCCGCGGATTTCCTGATCAACGACCGCTGGTCGCTCGAAGGCACCTACTCCTACCTCAGCGACAACGTCTTCCCGGACGCGCCGGGCGCCACGCCCGGCAACCCGCTCGCGGCCAACGCCGCCAACCATCGCGGGAGCGCCGCGCTGCGCTACGCCAACCTGACGAGCGGATTCAGCAGCGAGATTCGCGGACGCTACGCCAACGCATTCCCCGTAAACTCGGGCGTCTTCAATTCCTACGGGGTCGGGACGCCGGTGCGGTATCCCGCAGTGCCGGTGAATGCGTTCCTCGACCTCGGCTTCTCCTGGAAGCTGCCGGTGGCGAGCGAAGTGCGCTGGTCGATCAACGTGACCAACGTGCTCAACAACCAGAAGGCGACCTTTGTCGGCACGCCGAAGATCGGGCGGTTGGCGCTTACGCGATTGCAGTACACGTTCTGA